The Clostridium sp. AWRP genome has a window encoding:
- a CDS encoding glucoamylase family protein, whose product MLYIVCIIGIGIILLLIMTYNKLNRVDCGNENVGEDISTLIVDREELKKYAREISTVPSAVQRKSCKKQLIKSLDKSYGRILAGYNFFDEEIKNREEIVSCAEWLLDNLYLVKKEYKDIKNNMSEKYYKNLPVMTEGIMKGFPRIYYIAREMLSKTQGTVKEDTIETFINAYQENTILKSGELWAIPIMIRIALIQNISSITDRMVFMQKERKRAKSEAEDIINSKENENEIIHKLKDKNIKFTPHFTEGFIKTLRDNFVGNAEIYKWIDEELDKEDSSVKRMVNINHQKQGICQISMENSISGMVEISSLNWKENFERLSYVEEILKMDPAGIYSEMDFKSKDYYRHIIEKLSKNINIPESFIAKKAIECAKEACGEEYEKHVGYYLIDKGISCLEKKIKNSTREYKNLHYKAQNKITVNFYIGSIVFGTIFLDALISGINFYVGNLPLWKYILGAIVLFIPLSDIFISIFNWSVNKLVKPRFIPKIEFRDGVPEKFSTVVVIPAIINDIKQVKKLIGDMEVYYLANEEKNLYFALLGDFKDGFEKEKKYDKLIVDTALNEIEKLNRKYSADGKDKFYFLSRFRKYNKKEGKWIGWERKRGKLMEFNFLIRGNDNTSYDVISGDIKNLYDVKYVITLDADTKLPKDTARFLIGAMAHPLNIPYLNSDGKKVIRGHGIMQPRVSVSVLSANKTLHSRIFSGETGIDVYTNAISDVYEDLFDEGIFTGKGIYDVDAFNSVLKGEIPENSVLSHDLLEGSYARAALVTDIELVDGYPAYYNTSCKRLHRWVRGDWQLLPWLFKKSSLNRLSKWKIIDNLRRSIIAPSIMVLIIVSMILFRNLNDFLVVAFISILSPILFDVSETVVSPVKGNGLSGRISNFKTVVEQFFLILSFLPYQAYLMMDAIIRTLYRLFISKKNLLQWQTAADAEATCKKGLESYLRSMWIGSVLGIIVAFLGFRSSVEDAVLVIPSCIIWIFSPWIAFNISNERKNTEEEIHKEEKNILRRLGRETWAYFEDFISPESNWLSPDNYQEEPHKGVAYRTSPTNMAMGISSNIVAYDLGYIGIKELIYRLQHIISNMESLERYRGHFYNWYDIKNKVPLKPRFISTVDSGNLVAYMWLTEESLEEYLSYPIINRNLPDGFKDTLKLAQNELYSNSKIEYAYDSFIDKLSKDNLNIFSLESFLQDLNRECIKFIGIGKNLYWNEKVKNMTCKFMDELNEFFPWIYFIKENDKFHDFRCELNELATKIPLKKVPEVFNKLINLIDKDNKKDFSEEENKCKDDLKKLLLDSKLNLCNFISNVKNIIGKLKSIDEDHNFSMLYSKKRQLFAIGYDVEKDTIGKNYYDLLASEARQASFVSIAKGEIKQNHWFNLGRSMASMGGGKALVSWSGTMFEYLMPLIIMKSFPNTLLSETYEYVVKAQKKYGEKRRIPWGISESAYYDFDINSIYQYKAFGIPAAGLKRGLINELVIAPYASLMALQVDFKSAFCNIKNLIKSKAEGRYGFYEAIDYTRERLARNQKYALVKCFMIHHQGMSFMSLDNVLMENVLQERFHRIPRVKSAELLLQEKIPNNIIYNHEEHSTNEKSIVKNENIIARKFTGACTEIPVVNIISSNNYSMMITNSGSGYSKRGNMTIYRWREDATKDDTGMFFYIKNINSNEYWSAAYEPCEHEGEEYEVVFSPDKSEFRRKDGNLRTYTEVTVCQEEEGEVRRISITNTGEKRREVEITSYMEVTLSPYNADLVHPAFQKLFIETEFIHNPVCLLASRRPRKKDEKRPWLVQTIAVEGEELGTIQYETSRMNFIGRNRNLRNPRAMDNDAQLTKSVGAVIDPIISIRVRMAVDPGKTCKVAYTTAITSSREKAIEIGNKYRDMCNVNRAFKLSWTESQMEMKYLGVKSNQINMYQKMASRILFLNSSLEQRKEYIINIRKGQSALWPYGISGDLPIVLVIIRNENHMPLVRQLLSAHEYWMWKGLSVDLVFINLQDSSYMQSLQNKLGDAVNSKASRCKKNIDGGIFLYNKDTMNKEDIELFIGISKFVLDGDKGELFEQIEDSSYLPEDSMEKIDENTNLVFENKSSYNFQLPELQYFNEVGGFSSDGKAYTIVLKDHKHTPLPWINVISNKKFGFHISESGASYTWNKNSRENKLTTWSNDPVMDGESESIYLRDEITGQIWSISPEPIRDLGQYVIEHGFGYSNFKHEANGIVGEMDVFADMDESVKVFKIKLKNISGKRRKLSITYYAKLVLGVCHEQTAQYICTGFNKELEYIYAKNPYSEHFNQGICYMKILGGEELSYTASRKEFIGRGGDISKPKALELQQFSNKVGAGFDPCLAENVKVELDTNSEEEVLILFGEEDSSEEVRRVVEKYSSIKNAYMELEKVQEYWSKLFGTIQVDTPDESMNIMLNGWLMYQVISCRYWARTAFYQSGGAYGFRDQLQDVMAICYIDPSETRKHIIYSASRQYLEGDVQHWWHPFVESGIRTRFSDDLLWLPYVVEDYIQNTGDYSILSERALYLEDNALQDGEDERYNISKVSEESGTIYEHCIRAIEKSLKFGSHNIPLIGSGDWNDGMSTVGNKGQGESVWLGWFLYNILDKFIPICTFEGDVKSSNKYSELKEFIRENIEENAWDGGWYRRAYFDDGTPLGSVMNEECQIDSISQSWAVISGAAKESRAKEAMEALERNLIRGDKGIILLLSPAFDKSNLEPGYIKGYVPGVRENGGQYTHAAIWSILALAKMGYNNKAYSAFSMINPINHSSTYLNCQAYKVEPYVMSADVYAVEPHTGRGGWSWYTGAAGWMYRVGIESILGMKFKEKLGFTVSPCIPDSWSGFSMKYTRGKCVYNIKVLKDKEKGIWLDGNKVSQDIIPFLREGQHEVKVYI is encoded by the coding sequence ATGCTTTACATTGTATGCATTATAGGTATAGGGATAATTTTATTGCTCATAATGACTTATAACAAACTCAATAGGGTTGATTGTGGGAATGAAAATGTAGGAGAGGATATTTCTACACTAATTGTTGATAGAGAAGAATTAAAAAAATATGCTAGAGAAATATCAACTGTTCCATCTGCAGTTCAAAGAAAAAGCTGCAAGAAGCAATTAATAAAGAGTTTGGATAAAAGTTACGGAAGGATTTTAGCTGGATACAATTTTTTTGATGAAGAAATTAAAAATAGAGAGGAAATAGTATCCTGTGCGGAATGGCTTTTAGATAATTTGTATTTGGTAAAAAAGGAATACAAAGATATAAAAAATAATATGTCTGAAAAATATTACAAAAATCTTCCTGTAATGACTGAAGGTATTATGAAGGGTTTTCCTAGAATATATTACATTGCTAGGGAAATGTTATCGAAAACTCAAGGAACTGTAAAAGAAGATACCATAGAGACATTCATAAATGCATATCAGGAAAACACGATACTAAAAAGTGGAGAACTCTGGGCAATACCTATAATGATAAGGATAGCTTTGATTCAAAATATAAGTAGTATAACTGATCGTATGGTATTTATGCAAAAAGAAAGAAAGAGGGCAAAAAGTGAAGCAGAGGATATTATAAATTCTAAAGAGAATGAAAATGAAATAATTCATAAGTTAAAGGATAAAAATATTAAATTTACGCCCCATTTTACAGAAGGATTCATTAAAACATTAAGGGATAATTTTGTAGGAAATGCTGAAATATACAAATGGATAGATGAAGAGTTAGACAAAGAAGATAGCAGTGTTAAAAGGATGGTAAATATAAATCATCAAAAGCAAGGTATATGCCAGATTTCTATGGAAAATTCCATAAGTGGAATGGTAGAAATATCTTCATTGAACTGGAAAGAAAATTTTGAAAGATTGTCCTATGTAGAAGAAATATTGAAAATGGATCCTGCAGGAATTTACAGTGAAATGGATTTTAAGTCTAAGGATTATTACAGACATATAATAGAGAAACTGTCTAAAAATATAAACATACCTGAATCCTTTATAGCAAAGAAAGCTATAGAGTGTGCAAAAGAAGCTTGTGGAGAAGAATACGAAAAACATGTAGGGTATTATTTAATCGATAAGGGTATAAGCTGTCTTGAGAAAAAAATAAAAAACAGTACAAGAGAGTATAAAAATTTGCATTACAAAGCTCAAAATAAAATAACAGTTAACTTCTATATAGGTAGTATTGTATTTGGAACTATTTTTTTAGATGCGCTTATAAGTGGTATAAATTTTTATGTAGGAAATTTACCTTTGTGGAAATACATATTAGGAGCAATTGTGCTTTTTATACCTTTAAGTGATATATTTATATCCATATTCAACTGGAGTGTAAATAAACTTGTAAAACCAAGGTTTATACCTAAAATTGAATTTAGAGATGGTGTACCTGAAAAGTTCAGTACGGTAGTAGTAATACCTGCTATTATAAACGATATTAAGCAGGTTAAAAAACTGATAGGTGATATGGAGGTTTATTATCTCGCAAATGAAGAAAAAAATTTGTATTTTGCACTATTGGGGGATTTTAAGGATGGTTTTGAAAAAGAAAAGAAATATGATAAATTAATAGTAGATACAGCTTTAAATGAAATAGAAAAATTAAATAGGAAATATTCTGCAGATGGAAAAGATAAATTCTATTTTTTGAGCAGATTTAGAAAATATAATAAGAAAGAGGGAAAGTGGATCGGATGGGAAAGAAAACGTGGAAAGCTTATGGAGTTCAACTTTCTTATAAGGGGAAACGATAATACAAGTTATGATGTTATAAGTGGCGACATAAAAAATTTATATGATGTAAAGTATGTTATAACTTTGGATGCAGATACTAAATTGCCTAAAGACACAGCTAGATTCCTCATAGGAGCTATGGCTCACCCACTAAACATACCTTATCTGAATAGTGATGGTAAAAAAGTAATAAGAGGACATGGCATTATGCAGCCTAGAGTAAGCGTCAGTGTATTAAGTGCAAATAAAACGCTCCATTCTAGAATATTTTCAGGTGAAACAGGAATAGACGTATATACAAATGCCATTTCTGATGTGTATGAAGATTTATTTGACGAAGGTATATTTACGGGTAAAGGCATTTATGATGTAGATGCATTTAACAGCGTTTTAAAAGGTGAAATACCCGAAAATTCTGTATTAAGCCATGATCTTTTAGAAGGATCTTATGCAAGAGCTGCTCTTGTGACCGATATAGAACTTGTAGATGGATATCCTGCTTACTATAACACCAGCTGCAAAAGACTTCATAGGTGGGTAAGAGGAGACTGGCAGCTGCTTCCCTGGCTGTTTAAAAAAAGTTCTTTAAATAGGTTATCAAAGTGGAAGATAATAGATAACCTAAGAAGAAGTATTATAGCACCCTCCATAATGGTGTTGATTATAGTGTCTATGATATTATTTAGAAATTTAAATGACTTTTTGGTAGTAGCTTTTATTTCAATACTTTCACCTATACTTTTTGATGTATCTGAAACAGTAGTTTCTCCTGTAAAGGGAAATGGACTTTCAGGTAGAATAAGTAATTTTAAAACTGTAGTAGAACAATTTTTCCTAATACTAAGTTTTCTACCTTATCAAGCATATTTGATGATGGATGCTATAATTAGGACTCTTTACAGGCTTTTTATAAGTAAAAAAAATTTACTTCAATGGCAGACTGCAGCAGATGCAGAGGCCACTTGTAAAAAGGGTTTGGAAAGTTATTTAAGATCTATGTGGATAGGCAGTGTACTAGGTATTATTGTAGCTTTTTTAGGTTTTAGAAGTTCTGTAGAAGATGCTGTTTTGGTAATACCTTCCTGCATAATCTGGATTTTTTCACCATGGATTGCGTTTAACATAAGCAATGAAAGAAAAAATACTGAGGAAGAGATTCACAAGGAAGAAAAAAATATATTGAGAAGATTGGGAAGAGAAACTTGGGCTTATTTTGAAGATTTTATATCACCTGAAAGTAATTGGCTCTCTCCGGACAATTATCAGGAAGAACCTCATAAGGGAGTAGCCTACAGAACTTCTCCTACTAATATGGCTATGGGAATTTCGTCTAATATAGTTGCTTACGACTTAGGATATATAGGCATAAAAGAGCTCATATATAGGCTCCAGCATATAATATCCAATATGGAGTCTTTAGAAAGGTATAGGGGACATTTTTATAATTGGTATGACATAAAAAATAAAGTTCCTCTAAAGCCTAGATTTATATCTACAGTTGATAGCGGAAATTTAGTGGCATATATGTGGCTTACAGAAGAATCACTGGAAGAATATCTGAGCTATCCTATAATAAATAGAAATTTGCCAGATGGATTTAAGGATACTTTGAAGCTAGCGCAAAATGAATTATATAGTAATTCTAAAATTGAATATGCTTATGATAGTTTTATAGATAAACTTTCTAAGGATAATTTAAATATATTTTCCTTAGAAAGTTTCTTGCAGGATTTAAATAGAGAATGTATCAAATTCATAGGGATTGGTAAGAACTTATATTGGAATGAGAAAGTTAAAAATATGACCTGTAAATTTATGGATGAATTAAATGAATTCTTCCCCTGGATTTATTTTATAAAGGAAAATGACAAATTTCATGATTTTAGGTGTGAATTGAACGAATTGGCAACTAAAATTCCTTTAAAAAAGGTTCCGGAAGTTTTTAACAAATTAATTAATCTTATAGATAAAGATAATAAAAAAGATTTTTCAGAAGAAGAAAATAAATGTAAAGATGATTTGAAAAAATTATTATTGGACAGTAAATTAAATTTATGTAACTTCATATCTAATGTAAAAAATATAATAGGGAAATTGAAAAGCATTGATGAAGATCATAATTTTAGTATGCTTTATAGTAAAAAAAGACAGCTTTTTGCTATAGGATATGATGTTGAAAAGGATACTATTGGCAAAAATTATTATGACCTTCTAGCATCTGAGGCAAGGCAGGCTAGCTTTGTATCCATAGCTAAAGGTGAGATTAAACAAAATCATTGGTTTAATCTTGGCAGGTCCATGGCATCTATGGGAGGTGGAAAGGCATTAGTTTCTTGGTCTGGAACTATGTTTGAATATTTAATGCCCCTTATAATTATGAAAAGCTTCCCTAATACCTTGTTAAGTGAAACTTATGAATATGTGGTTAAAGCCCAAAAAAAATATGGTGAAAAAAGAAGAATTCCCTGGGGAATTTCAGAATCTGCTTATTATGACTTTGATATAAATTCTATATATCAGTATAAGGCTTTTGGAATACCGGCAGCTGGATTAAAAAGGGGACTTATTAACGAATTGGTAATTGCACCTTATGCATCCTTAATGGCTCTTCAGGTTGATTTTAAAAGTGCATTTTGTAACATAAAAAATCTTATAAAATCTAAGGCTGAGGGCAGATATGGATTTTATGAAGCTATAGATTATACAAGGGAAAGACTTGCAAGAAATCAAAAGTATGCTCTGGTAAAGTGTTTTATGATACATCATCAGGGAATGAGTTTTATGTCACTGGATAATGTGCTTATGGAAAATGTACTTCAGGAAAGATTTCATAGAATTCCTAGGGTAAAATCTGCAGAACTTTTACTTCAGGAGAAAATTCCTAATAATATAATCTATAATCATGAAGAACATAGTACAAATGAAAAATCTATAGTAAAGAATGAAAATATAATTGCTAGAAAGTTTACGGGAGCATGTACAGAAATACCAGTAGTGAATATAATTTCTAGCAACAATTATTCTATGATGATAACTAATAGCGGAAGTGGATATAGCAAAAGAGGGAACATGACAATTTATAGATGGCGTGAGGATGCTACAAAAGATGATACGGGAATGTTTTTTTATATAAAAAATATAAATTCAAATGAATATTGGAGTGCTGCTTATGAACCTTGTGAACATGAAGGAGAGGAATATGAAGTAGTATTTTCGCCTGATAAATCAGAATTTAGAAGAAAAGATGGAAACTTAAGAACTTATACAGAAGTTACTGTATGCCAGGAAGAAGAAGGTGAAGTGAGAAGAATTTCTATTACAAATACAGGGGAAAAGAGGAGAGAAGTTGAAATAACCAGTTATATGGAAGTAACCTTGTCACCTTATAATGCTGATTTAGTTCATCCTGCATTCCAAAAATTATTTATAGAGACTGAATTTATACACAATCCTGTATGTTTGCTTGCAAGTAGGAGACCTAGAAAAAAAGATGAAAAGAGGCCATGGTTAGTGCAGACTATAGCAGTGGAAGGAGAAGAATTAGGTACTATCCAGTATGAGACTAGTAGGATGAACTTTATAGGAAGAAATAGAAATCTAAGAAATCCAAGGGCAATGGATAATGATGCGCAACTTACTAAGTCCGTAGGAGCTGTAATTGACCCTATAATAAGTATTAGGGTAAGAATGGCCGTAGACCCAGGAAAAACATGTAAGGTAGCTTATACTACTGCAATTACAAGTTCCAGAGAAAAGGCAATTGAGATTGGAAATAAGTATAGAGATATGTGTAATGTAAATAGAGCATTTAAACTGTCATGGACAGAATCTCAGATGGAAATGAAATATTTAGGTGTGAAATCCAATCAAATAAATATGTATCAGAAAATGGCCTCAAGAATTTTATTCTTAAATAGCTCTCTTGAGCAAAGAAAAGAATATATTATAAATATACGAAAAGGACAGTCTGCTTTATGGCCTTATGGAATTTCAGGTGATTTACCTATAGTACTTGTTATTATAAGGAATGAGAATCATATGCCACTTGTAAGGCAGCTTTTAAGTGCACATGAGTATTGGATGTGGAAAGGGTTGTCGGTAGATTTAGTCTTTATAAATTTACAAGATAGCTCATATATGCAGTCTCTTCAAAATAAGTTAGGGGATGCTGTGAATTCCAAAGCTTCAAGATGTAAGAAAAATATAGATGGGGGAATATTTTTATATAACAAGGATACTATGAATAAAGAAGATATAGAACTCTTTATAGGCATATCTAAATTTGTACTAGATGGGGATAAAGGAGAACTGTTTGAGCAGATTGAAGATAGTTCATATTTACCAGAGGATAGTATGGAGAAGATTGATGAAAACACAAACTTAGTCTTTGAAAATAAATCTTCTTATAATTTTCAACTTCCAGAGCTTCAGTATTTTAACGAGGTAGGAGGATTTTCTTCAGATGGAAAAGCTTATACTATAGTACTAAAAGATCATAAGCATACTCCGCTTCCCTGGATAAATGTAATTTCAAATAAAAAGTTTGGATTCCATATTTCTGAAAGTGGTGCTTCTTATACATGGAATAAAAATAGTAGAGAAAATAAACTTACAACCTGGTCAAATGATCCAGTTATGGATGGGGAGTCTGAGAGTATCTATTTAAGAGACGAGATCACGGGACAGATATGGAGTATATCTCCCGAACCTATAAGAGATTTAGGACAATATGTAATAGAACATGGATTTGGGTATTCAAATTTTAAACATGAGGCTAATGGAATAGTAGGTGAAATGGATGTTTTTGCTGATATGGATGAAAGCGTAAAAGTGTTCAAAATAAAGCTAAAGAATATAAGTGGAAAGAGAAGAAAGCTTTCAATAACTTATTACGCAAAATTAGTATTGGGAGTTTGTCATGAGCAGACAGCACAGTATATATGTACAGGATTTAATAAGGAATTGGAATATATATATGCTAAAAATCCATATAGTGAGCACTTTAATCAAGGAATATGTTACATGAAAATTTTAGGAGGAGAAGAACTTTCTTATACTGCTAGTAGAAAAGAATTCATAGGTAGGGGAGGAGATATATCTAAACCTAAAGCACTGGAACTTCAGCAATTTTCTAATAAAGTAGGAGCAGGATTTGATCCTTGTTTAGCCGAGAATGTAAAAGTAGAACTGGATACAAATTCAGAAGAAGAGGTACTAATTCTATTTGGAGAGGAAGATAGCTCTGAAGAAGTAAGAAGGGTAGTTGAAAAATATAGTAGTATAAAAAATGCATATATGGAATTAGAAAAGGTTCAGGAGTATTGGTCGAAATTGTTTGGAACTATACAAGTGGATACTCCAGATGAATCTATGAATATAATGTTGAATGGATGGCTTATGTATCAGGTTATATCTTGCAGATACTGGGCAAGAACAGCTTTTTATCAATCCGGAGGTGCCTATGGATTTAGAGACCAGCTTCAAGATGTAATGGCTATTTGCTATATAGATCCATCTGAAACTAGAAAACACATAATATACAGTGCTTCAAGACAGTACCTTGAGGGGGATGTACAGCATTGGTGGCATCCGTTTGTTGAAAGTGGAATTAGAACTAGATTTTCTGATGATTTACTGTGGCTTCCTTATGTAGTAGAAGACTATATACAAAATACAGGCGATTACAGTATATTATCTGAAAGAGCTTTGTATTTGGAAGACAATGCCCTTCAAGATGGAGAAGACGAGAGATATAATATATCAAAGGTGTCAGAGGAGAGCGGAACCATATATGAACACTGCATAAGAGCAATTGAAAAATCCCTTAAATTTGGGAGCCACAATATACCACTTATTGGTTCTGGAGATTGGAATGATGGTATGAGTACTGTAGGAAATAAAGGCCAGGGTGAAAGTGTATGGCTTGGATGGTTTTTATATAATATACTGGATAAATTTATACCTATATGTACATTTGAAGGAGATGTGAAAAGTTCAAATAAATACTCAGAGCTAAAAGAATTTATAAGGGAAAATATAGAGGAAAATGCATGGGATGGTGGCTGGTATAGAAGAGCCTATTTTGATGATGGAACTCCACTTGGTTCTGTAATGAATGAAGAGTGTCAGATTGATTCAATTTCCCAATCTTGGGCTGTTATATCAGGTGCTGCAAAAGAGTCCAGAGCGAAAGAAGCTATGGAAGCCCTAGAAAGAAATCTCATAAGAGGAGATAAGGGAATTATATTGCTTTTAAGCCCCGCTTTTGATAAATCCAATTTAGAACCAGGTTATATTAAAGGATATGTGCCTGGTGTCAGAGAAAATGGAGGTCAGTATACCCATGCTGCTATATGGTCAATCTTAGCATTAGCTAAAATGGGATATAATAATAAGGCATACAGTGCATTTTCTATGATAAATCCTATAAACCATAGTAGCACATATTTAAATTGTCAGGCCTATAAAGTGGAACCTTATGTTATGTCAGCAGATGTATATGCAGTTGAGCCTCATACCGGAAGAGGAGGATGGAGCTGGTATACAGGTGCAGCAGGGTGGATGTATAGAGTTGGAATAGAGTCAATACTTGGAATGAAATTCAAGGAAAAATTAGGATTTACAGTTTCTCCTTGTATACCAGACAGTTGGAGTGGCTTTAGTATGAAATATACGAGAGGAAAGTGTGTTTATAACATAAAGGTTTTAAAAGACAAGGAAAAGGGAATATGGTTAGATGGAAACAAGGTTTCACAAGATATAATACCTTTTTTAAGAGAAGGCCAGCATGAAGTAAAAGTATATATATAA
- the lysA gene encoding diaminopimelate decarboxylase, translating into MKMMGSMEIRNNVLYIGGMSTGELVKEFKTPLYVMDEELVRDRCRRYYKSFEAGKANKVTYAGKAFLTLAMCQIINSEGLYLDVVSDGELYTALKSGFPMEKIYFHGNNKTLDEIEMGVKLGVGKFVVDNFYEMEKINSTARKYGKIQEILLRVTPGIEAHTHDYIKTGQIDSKFGFTVLNDEVMNIIKSAVDFPNLKFAGIHCHIGSQIFETKPYEDEVEIMLNLVKRIKDELGCEVEELDLGGGFGIYYTEGDKPKSVEDFCSIILQKAKEKAKELDLKLPTLVIEPGRSIIGNAGTTLYTIGSIKNIPGVRKYVSVDGGMADNIRPALYGAKYECVLANRVNDGAKETVTIAGKSCESGDILIKDVELPESKSGDILAVFTTGAYGYSMSSNYNKILKPAAVLVKEGKARLIAKRQTFDDLIENEIML; encoded by the coding sequence GTGAAAATGATGGGTAGCATGGAAATCAGAAACAATGTTTTATACATTGGTGGGATGAGTACAGGGGAATTAGTGAAAGAATTTAAGACTCCTCTCTATGTAATGGATGAAGAATTAGTAAGAGATAGGTGCAGGAGATATTACAAATCTTTTGAGGCTGGTAAAGCTAATAAGGTCACTTATGCAGGTAAAGCCTTTTTAACTCTAGCTATGTGTCAAATAATAAACAGCGAAGGCCTTTACTTGGATGTAGTGTCAGATGGAGAATTGTATACTGCTTTAAAGAGTGGCTTCCCTATGGAAAAAATTTATTTTCATGGAAACAATAAAACCTTAGATGAAATAGAAATGGGAGTGAAGTTAGGTGTAGGCAAATTTGTAGTAGATAACTTTTATGAAATGGAAAAGATAAATTCTACAGCAAGGAAATATGGAAAAATACAAGAAATACTCCTTAGAGTGACACCAGGAATAGAAGCTCATACCCATGACTATATAAAAACTGGTCAGATAGATTCTAAATTTGGTTTTACTGTGTTAAATGATGAAGTTATGAATATAATAAAAAGTGCAGTTGATTTTCCTAATTTAAAATTTGCAGGAATCCACTGTCATATAGGTTCTCAAATATTTGAGACAAAACCTTATGAAGACGAAGTTGAAATTATGTTAAATTTAGTTAAAAGAATAAAAGATGAATTGGGCTGTGAAGTAGAGGAATTAGACCTTGGTGGAGGATTTGGAATATACTATACCGAAGGGGATAAACCTAAATCTGTAGAAGATTTTTGCAGTATTATACTTCAAAAGGCAAAGGAAAAAGCTAAAGAGCTTGATTTAAAACTTCCTACGCTTGTTATAGAACCTGGCAGGTCTATAATTGGTAATGCGGGAACAACTCTTTATACTATAGGCTCTATAAAGAATATTCCAGGAGTAAGAAAATATGTATCTGTAGATGGAGGCATGGCGGACAATATAAGACCGGCTTTATATGGTGCAAAATACGAGTGTGTTCTAGCAAATAGAGTAAATGACGGCGCAAAAGAAACAGTTACTATAGCTGGAAAATCATGTGAATCGGGAGACATATTGATAAAAGATGTGGAGCTCCCGGAAAGCAAAAGCGGTGACATATTAGCTGTGTTTACCACAGGAGCTTATGGATATTCTATGTCTAGTAACTATAATAAGATTTTAAAGCCTGCGGCAGTTTTAGTAAAGGAAGGAAAGGCAAGGCTAATTGCTAAAAGGCAAACCTTTGATGATCTAATAGAAAATGAAATAATGTTATAA
- a CDS encoding aspartate kinase → MAIIVQKYGGSSVGTPEKIKNVAKTVVSRVENGDSLVVVVSAMGDTTDDLIALSKKITDTPDKRELDALLSTGEMMSCALLAMAIKDLGCDAVSYTAYQIGIKTSGQYGKSLICDINGEKIKKSLDEGKVVIAAGFQGVNDKGDITTLGRGGSDTSAVAIAVKLKGSCEIYTDVDGIYSVDPRKYKDAKKLDEIDYEEMLELSSLGAQVMHSRSIELAQKYNIPVYVGLSNSDIRGTVIKGVDSMNLESKPVTGLATSDEDAAITLTNIDNDINIISNLFEKIAEKRVNVDMISQTAPVSGKVNISFTVPKVDLKDCLAILKSYFNEETKVDIDENITKFSIVGIGMKTTSGVVSKMLKLFKENNIGVKMITTSEIRITCAIKQEDKMKTINVVAKEFNL, encoded by the coding sequence ATGGCAATTATTGTTCAGAAATATGGAGGGAGTTCAGTAGGAACTCCAGAGAAGATAAAAAATGTAGCAAAAACGGTAGTTAGTAGGGTTGAAAATGGAGACAGTCTAGTAGTTGTAGTATCAGCTATGGGAGATACTACAGATGACTTAATAGCCCTTTCTAAAAAAATTACAGATACCCCAGATAAGAGAGAATTAGATGCACTTTTGTCTACTGGCGAAATGATGTCCTGTGCACTGCTTGCTATGGCTATCAAAGATTTAGGATGTGATGCTGTAAGTTATACAGCTTATCAAATTGGCATAAAAACTAGCGGACAGTACGGCAAATCTCTTATATGTGATATAAATGGAGAAAAAATAAAGAAAAGTTTGGATGAAGGAAAAGTTGTAATTGCAGCAGGTTTCCAGGGTGTAAATGATAAAGGAGATATAACTACTCTAGGAAGGGGAGGGTCAGATACCTCCGCTGTTGCAATAGCTGTAAAACTAAAAGGAAGTTGTGAAATATATACAGATGTAGATGGCATATACAGTGTAGATCCTAGAAAATATAAAGATGCTAAAAAGCTAGATGAAATAGATTATGAGGAAATGCTTGAACTTTCAAGTTTAGGTGCTCAAGTTATGCATTCTAGATCTATAGAATTAGCTCAAAAGTATAATATACCTGTATATGTGGGATTAAGCAATAGTGATATAAGAGGAACAGTTATTAAGGGGGTAGATAGTATGAATTTAGAGAGTAAACCAGTAACAGGACTTGCAACAAGTGATGAAGATGCAGCAATAACATTAACAAATATTGATAACGACATAAACATTATTTCCAATTTATTTGAGAAGATAGCAGAAAAGAGAGTAAATGTAGATATGATAAGCCAAACTGCACCTGTAAGTGGAAAGGTGAATATATCATTTACTGTACCAAAAGTTGATTTAAAAGACTGTCTTGCTATTTTAAAAAGCTATTTCAATGAAGAAACTAAGGTTGATATAGATGAAAACATTACTAAATTTTCAATAGTTGGTATAGGAATGAAAACTACATCTGGAGTAGTTTCAAAGATGCTTAAATTATTTAAAGAAAACAATATAGGTGTAAAGATGATAACTACATCTGAGATAAGAATTACTTGTGCTATAAAACAAGAAGATAAAATGAAGACTATAAATGTAGTAGCAAAAGAATTTAATTTATAG